CGAGAAGGAGCTTCTGGAGCGACTGAAACAGGGAACGGTACGACGCCTCCTCATCCTAAAACTTTATCGATCACCGTTCACCGGGACAGAACAATAAAGTTCTTCTACTAAACACTGTTTTCTGCTTTCAGTACGGAGACATCTACAACTTCCCGGTCCAAGCCTTCGACAGAGCTCTGGAGCAGCAGGACgaggagagcgaggaggaggaggtggagggagaggaagaggaggaggaggaggaggatgacgagGTGAGGAAGGACTCCGTCTTCATGTCTGCTGTGTTTGAGTTAAACTGAGCTCTGTGATGTGAACGAgtctacttcctgtctgcaggACGTCGGGAAGAGAGAGTTTGtggcagaagaagaagtggaGGAGAGCGATCTGAGCGACTTCGAGGTAAAAAACGTCCTCAGAGTTTAACCCTCTGAAGGACGAGAAGTTCTGTGTTCTTGAtcttcacttcaaaataaaagtcctgctcctctatggaaacagaacaatcatgactagaagtagagagaactcaaacatgtctgtATAACATAGAATATGTTATgtagaataacacagttataatgacagaaatcataaaaaaagaaagttgaacatgtttgataatttattttacaaaaacactggaatctatatatgtaacattttatccagtgtccacaagtgttaccaatgttggaaaaaaggaGGCTCTTTGTCCTGAAATATGTTGAACTATTTCAGCACAATGCGTTtgggagtttaaaaaaaagaatcagccTTTATTATGAAAATTTTAGAatgttctgaaaaaaatatgccCCTATTTCACTGCATAATATTTGCATTCTGTGTAGTACCAAGTAATTTATTGGTAATTAATAGGTAATTTATAAGAAATGAGTATAACATTTTCAAGTAATGAGTAAGAACATCCTCCAGACCTTTAAACTCCAGCACGGTGTTTCAGTCTCGTGTATTTTATGAAGCACTTTGTTTAGAGAagtgttaataaagttattttaatgagTTAAACTGAGCTTTAATAATCTGATGATTGTTAAAGTCAACCTAAAGAACTTtctgtgttaaatatttaaccaGATATCTGTCTATTTGCCTCTTCTACGTTTACAGTCAGTACGAACTGTtggttaaatatatttttatttattagaatattaaaatgaagATGAAGTCAAAATCTTTtctaattaaatgttttttgtttttttctcaggacATGAACAAACTGAGGACGAGCAGCGACGAGGAGCAAGAGTCGTCcagtgaagaagaggatgaggaggagatggagacggagaCGAAGAAGACGAAGGCCGCCAAGTCTAAAGGTAAATCTCCGGCCAGCGGCTCGGCGGTGAGGAAGAAGCGAGCGTACGTGGAGATCGAGTACGAGACAGAGCCCGCCCCCAAGAGCAGAGCCACGTCGTGATGTCACAACGCTCTGCAGCCAATCGGACGGTGACTCTCCGCTGAGGACACGCCCCCTCCACGGAGGTCATCATGTTGTTGGTTAATGGACACACAGGACGGATCTGCCCTGGAATCAGATCCGATAAAAACACCCAAAGTGACTTTACCTTCTTAAGAaataacagttttgttttgttaaatgttgaGTTCATAAtaatctttgttaaaaaaaaaaaagaaacagatgaacgtgtcaataaatcaatttttgaacaaagtgtaaatgtttgttAGTTTCTTGATGTCCACAAAACTAagtaacacaaatatattttgttgttgaagCTGTGAAGTGACCGGTTCTACTGTTTAAAGTAAGACCTGACCTAAGAGGTATAAGGCATATAGTATgttattaaaagtcataaaaaaaaaaagtcatagtatgttataaaaaagtcatagtatgttaaaaaagtcaaaatgtcataaaaaagtcagtatagtatgttatgaacaagtcataaaaaaaatgtcataaagtaTAGTATctcatataaaaaaagtaatagtatagtatgtcaaaaaagtcatactgtatgtcataaaattatttttaaaaaaagtaatagtatgttataaaaaagtcataaaaaatgtcaaagtaatatgttataaaaaagttttaaaatgtcaaagtatagtatgttataaaaaagtcatggtatagtttgtaattaagtcattttaattcaatCTCAGAAGCCGGTTATCGTAGTATGTTTCATCGGTTTCATGTCGGGTTATTTATCTAGAGTTAAGTACCAAAGTTGACTTTGATAAAATACTAAAGTACTGAACTCCAGAGAGACGCGGTACAAAACATCTGTTCTTTAAATTCTCCGGGTTATTTTGAAGTGAAGGTGCAGATGAATCTAAAAGAAGAACATGGAGTCATCAgcgtatatacagtatatatactttatttacaAATGACTGAATCCTCGCGGTCGTACAATGACGAGGTTCAGCTGAAGAAAATCATTACAGATTCAGAATATAAATAGTCAAAGAATCATAAGAagcatttttttactttagcaGACAGAAAATCAACGttacaggaaagaaaaagaataaaacgtTCAGAGCGTTTCACAGCCGAGCGAGCAGAGATTAAAAAAACGGCTGATTTGAATCACTCTGACCTGTggtttcagatttattttactttcaaagTTAACTTCCTGTCAGCCGGACTTCAGCGCCTCCGTCTGGCTGATTAGTTTAAGGAtttgaaatgcagtttttaatcaACAAACACTAATATAAAAACTCAACGTACAGCAATGTTTGGATACGTTTGTAAAAGAAATTCAGCCGTTTCgtttatttatcaaatttagGAATTAGGGGGCGCTGTAACGATATCAGGGATCTTTAAAAACTGAATTCTTTGACGTTTATATTTTTCAGTTCACGCTGCTACAACACTGCCACCTAGAGGACGATCACCGCTGCTGCGTTATTATAaagtttagattattttatcttaaatgaaatgtttgttttcctttggcGAGGGAAGCTTAAGGCGGCGGCCACAACAAACCTCCAAACTACAGGTCGTTTCATTTCAGGGATTTGCTTTTTGTGACCCTTTGGTTTctggaaacttgttaaaatctTTCCGAGTAAAAATTTCAAAAGCGTCAACGGggaaacaaacttttatttccttaaaagatgtttttttccagcgAATACGACGTGCAGGTTGTTACGAAGAAGAAGAGCAACAAGATGTCTGGGAACTTTAGAGTctgatgtgttttaaagtgaggaggaggtgcatTCATAAGTCAAAGCGTCACAGTTGAAGAAGGCCGTCCACCAATCAGAGGACAGCGAGGAGTTAAGTCCCTCCCCTTTCAGACAGATGTGGACAGTTAAAAACCAGGTTTTGTGTTGAAGCGGTCCAGATGGACTCACAGCACCGGCTTTAAACCCTCACACGTCAGTAGTGACTCGATACGAACACCAGATCTGAGCGAGACCAGCCGAGCAGTACGGAGTCCCGGAGGAGACAAATGTCACCAATAAGTTGTCTGTCGAGTTAATAGTAAACAGAAACTGGGCGTGTTCAATTTGATGTAATAATTACAATTCATACATTTCTAAAATTAATTTATGTACAAATTAAGATGAACAACtaacaaaacaatgaatttcAAAATTTGTTGAAAAAGCAAACTGATCACctgtgaagattttttttttatttgattttttttaaatgtattttttgcttgaaaaattaaatcattaaatcatgATTATGAGACAGTCAGTAAATTAAAATGGACTTATGTCATAACTTTGTCTTAGAAAGTATGTGTGCGTAAAATACGTAAAGATTAAATGAATCACTTTGATTAATTAACTCGGtgtattgttattaattataCTTTGATTCATCAGATGGACTGTTGGTGACATTTGTTCTTTCTGGGACTCATTCAGACCTCGAGTTGAAACATTTCTCaggttttcttttataaatCTCTGAATCCTTCTGTGTATTTAAAcagattatattatttttattttattttacatttagtgtAAATCTGACGTTCATCCGTCAACGAGAGCAGAATAGTCTCAGGTCAGAGCGTCATTAATCCATTTGGTTTTAAAACCACTGAAACGTTAAATCTGTcggcttgttttgttttttcttttgtgaccTTTAAATCAAAGAATTTAACATTCGAATATTTAAAAAGGAgtcaaataaagtttattgGAGCTTCAACGTCGGTGTTTCTGTCGTTGGCGCTGGAATGATTCTTAAGAAACTGAATTTACGGACCGATCCAGTGAGATAAACTGGGAGAACTGGTTCATGTAGCGCCAAGATCACAATCTACAAAGAATGTATCTCtaaggtttttttgtttcactttgcaACACTTTTGCTAATTtagctgcaaaaaaacagaatccAGAAGGAAGCGATCCGGACCTCAcgttttaaagaaaagaaacaaaaaaaggcagcaacaaatgaagagaatgttttttcttccctcaATCAGCTCTTAACCAGGAGGGACGcaaagaatatacatatatatatatattcaatacatATACTGAATCTATTTAATCGTTAACGCATTAATAAACATCGGTCCTGACCAGCAGACTCTGGTTCAGGTTAGTCATTTTATTCAATCAGTCGCTTCATCGTTCCACAGAGCGATCGGTCATCAGAGTGGCCTCGAGTTATTTAgtcataattataatattttagattttaaacaAGTGTGGAGATACAGAAGGTGGGTTTGTGGATCCTGTCTGTAGCAACAGAGACCAGATCCAGATCACAAGTCAGACCTGGATCCAAACATATTGTAGTAATAGTGTGATAGTGTCCTCAGGAGCGTTTCAGATtctgttttttagttttaatttaattaatgcaCGTTGGATTAGGGGGGTTTCAGGTCAGATTTAGCGATCCGGGTCCTAAATGTTGGACCCTCAAAGACCTGGACCGTGTgtctatgtgtttatatgtgtgtctatgtgtgtctatgtgtgtctatgtgtgtctatgtgtacCGACGCCTCCTCCAGCTCACATTAAAGGGCACTCCGGTTATTTAGGACCGTGTCCGAGCGGGTCCGTCTGGAGAACAAGGAGGTTTAAGTATCGCACTTCTATGAGATCAGGAACTACCGAGAGACGTTAAagaaagacttttaaaaaatgacccaGTTAAGGTCCAGATATCCTGACTATTGGATCATAATATGGGGCAAACTCCGCCTGGTGAACGACCACGCCTTCCTCAGGCTTTCGTTCATCGTCAGAGTTATTTTTGCACAAAGATCCTCCAAAGCCTCAGAAGACAGACGTACTTTTGAGTATTAACCAGGATGAAGTCCCCCTTTAACCTGCAGTCCAGGGGACGAGGAGACAAAACGAGTAAAACGCCTCCAGAGATGAATTTGACCACAGATTCAAAAAGTCTCCGATCCACATCTACAACTGAAACACGTCTTCTGATCCACATGTCCGACGTGGTGTAAACGCAGGAGCCAGATGTTTGAAGGGGAACGGGTTCTGGTGAAGAGGAACACTTAAGACGAGGAGTTTGTTGACATgaactgaagaagaagatgttTTCTGTGAAGAAGGGATCTGCTCTGATGCTCAGGCCGCTCCGTGTTGATGGACGTGAAGCTTGACCTTTTAAGACTTTTCCAACTGAGCAACAAATGATGGGATATCACACAAGTATAAGACAGAAGTACAACTATGGATCCAGACGTTCAATATCAGAGGGAACGTCAGGAGATTGGACGATTGGATTTATAGCAGATTAGATCTTCAGATTTAGATCAAATCGAAATTTGAAGTTTGGACTGGAGGTGGGACTTGACCTGGTCTGAGAAGCGGTCCTACTGCTCTGAATAAGAAGGTCCAGAGCTGGAACTTGGGTGATCCACATGTTAAGTGGAGGAGTCCAGATTTGGGGTGCAGGTTTGTCTAAATGCCAAGCACTGAATCTTTGTCTCATTGGTGTTTTACATTGGAGACAAAGGGCAGTGGGACCACCTCTACTTGAGTTGGGTCCAGTCTTGGGAATCATGGTTGTCTGGTTGTGGGTGACGGTGGTCCTATTCTGGGTCGATCTTTGGGCCAATCGGGCCACGGTGTGAGGTCTATTTGAAGCAGGGGCAGTTCTGAATCTGATTATAGGAATGTCCAAAGGTGGAACTTGGGTGCTCAACATTTTGGTGATCAGATTTAGTCTATAGGGGCTTCAAATCTTTACTGTCTGTTGGGACTCgggtgttttgttttgaggaCAAGGTTTGTCCAAATTTTGGACTTCAGTCGACAGAATCTGGACTTTGAAGAGACTAGGGTCCGGAGGGTCGTCCAGGAAGAAGGTCGTCTAGTGATTGGTTAGAGATGTACCTTCAGGTCAAGCATGCTTGGATGTGAGCTGGACTAAGTCTGGACTTGGACCAGGGCTCTGGATCTGTCCATCGCAATGTCCAGACTCAGAACTAAGGCGACCCCCTTTTGGTGCAGTGTAGTCTAGTTCAGTGGTCCAGTTTCAGGGGTAAAGGGTTGTCTGTGATGGAACCAGACCCAGCGTGAGTGGTTGGGATTAATGCAACACTGATCCAGATTTGAGACTGGCCCACAGATAGATTCTGGTTTTGGTCGGGGGTGTTCTGATTAAATGATTCTGATGGTTGAGTCTTGTTTAGGGTCCTGAACTGAGGTCTTGATTCAACAACAGCTGTTCGGACTGTTAAAAGAAACCGGCTAAATCCAGTTTGACGCTCTCTGGACAGCCTCGTGGTGGATCTCTGGGTACGCGTCGGTCTACCTCCGTCCGTCCGTTCTTCCCGTCCGTGGTTAGCAGCTGCAGCCCTCTTTGGCCGGCTGGCTGTCAGCGTTGAGGCGTCCGCCCTGCGGCGCAGACGGTTTGTGCTGGACTCCGGACTCGGCGGCGTTCAGGTCCAGACTGCCGTCTTGGATGTTCTGGTAAATTCTCTTTGCCGCTTCCAGGAAGGCCTCCTCCACGTTCTCCCCTctgaaggaagaagaggacgtAGACGTTAGAAGATCCAAACCATCATTCTTACAGAGCTGATCCCGACTGTAGAGGTGGTAGAAGTACTTGGATCTCTAACATACGGCTCATTCCACGACAAGAACTGGGAGGTCTTGTAGTGCAGGAGAAGTAGAAGGTTCCCAAGTAAAGTACAAGGACCTTAAATGTTGTAATGAAGTGCAGTGCTGgagtaaatatacttagttactttccagcACTGCCTGTCCTCAGGTCCCTTTTAGAATTGggtcaacattttgaaaaatgaactAGTTTATACTTGTTGGGATTCAGtatattttttaacctttggaTCAGATCCAACATATACGATGTTTGGACCTGTTGATCTGTGACCCTTACTAACATATTTAGTTTGTTCTGTATGTGTTGTATAGCGACAAAGAAactatacgtgtgtgtgtgtgtgtgtgtgcttacgtCTTAGCGCTGGCCTCTAGAAACAGCAACCCTGGAACAGGAAGTAGAAATCACCATCAGTCACATGATctgttttcagatatttttcccacaatgcctcacaaacacaaacaggcatCTCACCGTTCTCTTCAGCAAACTGTTTGGCCTCCTCGTACGTCACGTCTCTCTGAGCCTCCAGGTCGGCCTTGTTCCCGATCAGAATGatcacctggacacacacacacacaaacacacacacaaacacaaacacacacacgtgacagttaaactatgaagccatgattgattcatctgagaccaacagtcatgtgacaaaataaaataaaataaaaatgacagagaggagagtcTTGAAGTAgaggatgtaaaaaaatgtaaatagttcaatatatgAAACACTTGGAGCCTCCATTTATATCCAACATTtgtcacaggtgtgtgtgtgtgtgtgtgtgtgtgtgtgtgtgtgtgtgtgtgtgtgtgtgtgtgtgtgtgctcactgtGTTTGGGTTGGTCAGGTTTCTTGCATCTGTCAACCAGCTGCTCAGGTGATTATAAGTACTTctcctaaaaacacacagacagaaataaagttATTCATCTACAGATCAAACGGATAtgaaaccacacaaacaaacacacacctacacaaacacacacacggtacCTGGTGATGTCATAGACCATGAGGGCCCCGGCGGCCCCTCTGTAATACGACCTGGTGACGGCCCTGAAGCGCTCCTGACCCGCCGTGTCCCAGATCTGCAGCTTCACCTTCTGACCGTTGACCTCCATGATCCGGGTCCCGAACTCCACCCCGATGGTGTGAGGACAGTCCGCCATGactacacacatatacacacacacacacacacacagttatacatatacaataaaaatatatcagtgatgatattttactttttatgcttcgtaacaaaagaaaaaatggcttTTAGTTTGacggaaaaagaaaagagacgaAAGAGAATTAGTCGAGGagaaagatgatgaagaggaggagaaagatgatgaagaggaggaggaggaggagtgagaggtGGACGATGAACGCACTAGAGAATAAGAAGAAATTACTCACATTTCTTCTCGGTGAACTGGTGAAGCAGACAAGACTTTCCTACTCCCATatcacctggagagagagagagagagagagagagagagagagagagagagagagaggtgaggacaTGAGGTCAGACCAACAGTCACCATGACGACCGAAAGTAATGAGGTCACTTCTTTTTAAACCAATAATCATCCTCTGGATCtttaaagtgaagccaaagcttctcgtcttaaacatgcattctctctagtgtccaccaggactaataaaggattatcttattttatcttattgttAGGTTTAGAATAAGGACAGAAATCATGTtaatcttcatcatcttcatcttcagacCTTCATCAGTGGGGTACATCCAACTCACCGATGATGATGTACTTGAAGATGTACGAGTAGTTGTAAGGTGCGGCTGTCATCTTGATGCtgtgaggaggaaagagaagacgTGAAAACATCTGATTCAAACGAAACTCAGAGTTCAGACAGAGAGTCCACATCAGTCCACATGAGTCCACATCAGACTACATCAGACCACATCAGACTACATCAGTCCACATCAGACTACATCAGACCACATCAGTCCACATGAGACTACATCAGTCCACATCAGACCACATCAGTCTACATCAGACCACATCAGACTACATCAGACCACATCAGACCACATCAGTCCACATCAGACTACATCAGACCACATCAGACCACATCAGACCACATCAGACCACATCAGACCTCATCCTGTCTGAGGGTCACGATGCTTCTGGTTTCTTCCTGTTGTGAAACtttcaaaatgtgtgaaaatgaagctgttcctgttttttgtttttccacatcTTGGACCACATTGGACTGGGACCAGATGAAAAACCACTCCAGTTAAACCGGTCTAATCTGGACTAGATGTCCCCAGAGAAGCCAGGGACTCTTTAGGACCCAGTCAGACCCTGTAGAGACCTGGACCTGGTCCCAGCCGGTCTAGATGTACAGACACAGATGTGAATGTGCTTCAGTGTGATCAGTATCTGGACTCTCTGGGGGACCAGGTCCAGGCTGACGGGTCTGGGTCA
This sequence is a window from Anoplopoma fimbria isolate UVic2021 breed Golden Eagle Sablefish chromosome 13, Afim_UVic_2022, whole genome shotgun sequence. Protein-coding genes within it:
- the LOC129100794 gene encoding ras-related protein Rab-14-like codes for the protein MTAAPYNYSYIFKYIIIGDMGVGKSCLLHQFTEKKFMADCPHTIGVEFGTRIMEVNGQKVKLQIWDTAGQERFRAVTRSYYRGAAGALMVYDITRRSTYNHLSSWLTDARNLTNPNTVIILIGNKADLEAQRDVTYEEAKQFAEENGLLFLEASAKTGENVEEAFLEAAKRIYQNIQDGSLDLNAAESGVQHKPSAPQGGRLNADSQPAKEGCSC